The genomic interval TTCGACCCGGTTCACCCTGGCATGCTCTACCTGACCACGTTCGGCGGCGGGAACCATTACGGCCCGGCCAAGGGCGACCCGGCCGCGTTCGAGGACATCTCGAATTTCCAGATGCGCTGGTACTGGGGTGATCAGTTCTGATTTGAACCGTCAGGCGGCCGCCGGGACTCCGTGGTCGCCTTCGGGGCGTGCAGAAAAGCGGGTTGTACGATTGGCATGCTCTTGGTTCATGCAGGGTCGCACCCGCGTGTGCGACCGGGCGGACACAAGGGTCCGCCCCCTGAATAAAACGCAATGCAGGTGTTCAATGCTATCACGGTCTTTATATGAACCGGAGATAAGACTCGGTTTCAGCCGGCTTTCCACTTCCGCAGGGAGAGACGCGATGGGCCTGCACCTGACACGCCCGAGTTCCTGGATCGCTGTGGCTGCCCTTTTTGTCGCCGCGCTGACAACCGCCGCAGGCTGCTCCGGCCACGTCGGCGCAGACCGGGCCGATAACCCCTACGCCCGGGAAATCGTCCGCCGCGCCCAGGATTACCTGGGACAGAAACGCTTGCGGGTCGACTACTACCGCATCCACCGCAGCCTGGCCTACCCGCTGCCCGTGGCCCGGATCGACAACCCGCCCGTGCCGGTCGAGGACAGCAGCCTTGTCTATCCCTGGGAAATCTGGATGCTCTGGGAGCTGGAGGAGCGGGTGGGCTGCCTGGGCTGGGCCGGCGAGCTGAGCGGCGAGGCACGTTTCCGCGAGGCCGCCGAACGGGACCTCGCGGCCCTGGCCGGCTGGCCCACTTACAACGCCCAGGCCCAGCCGCACCTTTCGGTCGGCCACGCGGCGCGGACAATGTACCTGGCCCGCCGCAACTGGGGCTGGCTGAGTTCGCAGCTAAAGGACAGCCTGGCCGCGGCCTGCGGCCGTCTGGTGGACAACCACTCCGCCTGGCTCCAGGCCGGCCGTCTCGGGCTGACCACCCCGGAGCAGGTCCTGTCCGCCGACCCGCAGGTGCTCCACAACATCCCTGTCATAGCCACCCTGGGCCTGTGCCTGGCCGCCCGGGCCGGCGGCCACCCGCTTCTGCCAGAGCTGGAGCGCCACTGCCTGGCCCTGGTCCAGGCCGAGCTGGACCTGCGTGCGCGCGGCCTGACCGAGGGGCTCTCGTACGACGGCTACATCCTGGATTTCGTGGCCGACTGGCTGCGGGACGCACCGGAGGAAAGCCGACGGGCGGTGCTCGGCAACCCGCAGGTGGCCCGTGTGTTGAGCCAGGCCGTGTGGCTGGCCGCGTCGGGCTGCCTCTGGCGTTTCGCGCCGTTCGACGATGTCGAGCCGCTCCAGATGCCGTTCCACGCGGATGCCCAGGCCAAGCTCCTGGGTTTCCGCCCCGACTCGCTTGCCGCCTGGTACCTGGAGCATTTCCCGGTCACGATCCTGCGGGCGGATGGCCTGGCCGCGCTGGCGCAGTCAGGCTTCCCGCGCTCTTTCGGCTCCGCGCCGCCCGCGCCGGGGGCCTCAGCCGCCCTTTACGCCGTGGTGCTGCGCACGGGCTGGGAGCCGGCCGACCTGGCCGTGGCGGCCTCCGCCTCCAACGCCACCGCGGGCCACATCCAGTGCGACAACGGCAGCCTGGTCCTGGGCACGCGCGGCCTCTGGCTGATCGACGACCCCGGCTACCAGCAGTACCTGAGCGGCGAGGAGCGCGATTTCACCCTCGGCCCCGGCGCGCACAACTATCCTGTCGTCAACGGCCTGGTGCAGACCAGCCACCGTGTCGAGCGCCTTGTCTGCCGCCAGGAGGCCGACAGCCTCTGGCACACGCGCCTGGAGTTCACCGCGGCCTACGACTCCAGCCTGGCCCTGGAACGCGTGACCCGGGATATCTGGCTCTGCGGCCGCTCGCTGGTGGTGGTGGCCGACCGGGTGAAAGGCGCGGCGGTGAAGGATATCCGCTACACCTGGCAGGGCTGCCCGGAGGCGGCCTGGTGGCCGCAGGACGGGGCCTGGCTTGTCAGCGCGGCCGGGGCGGGCCTCTGGGTCCAGTCGCCGGGGAATTCCCTGGACGGCGGCGAGCTGTACCGTCACCCCGGCACCCGCGGCCAGATGTCCCTGTGCAAGACTCTCCCGGCCGGGCCGGACAACCGTATCTGGTGGGTATTCAGCCTGGGGGACAGTCCGGCCGAATGCAGCCTCGCCGGGGATGGTACGAGCCTTCGGGTGCAGGGGCAGGCGGCGGAGTTCGCGCTGGAGGACTGAGCCGGTAGGCCCCTTTACCCGAAACTCTTTGTTCATTTATATTGATATCATCCAATATCTGTCATATTCCGACAGGCAAAGTCTTTCATCCGGTCCGACACCCCCTTCCGGGCGCACTGCCTCGTCCGCCCGGCGATTGACCATAACCCAGAAGCCTCAAGGAGCAACGATGTCCCGACGCCTCGCTGTCCTGCTGGCCGCTCTGCTTCTGAGCGCCGCCTCTTTCGCCTCAGCCGCCGCCGCCGGGGATACCCTGCACGTGCGGCCGGTCGAGATCGACGATGTGCTGAACAACCCCGGGATCGGGTTCAACACTTTCCAGCGTTTCAACGGCGACACCCTGAACGGCGGCGACCACTGGACCGAGGGTTTTCCCATCCAGTACCAGGACTTTGACGGCGATCTGACCAACCCCGACTATCCCAATTGCTCCACCGCCTATTTCCGGGTTTACTGGCGCTTTGTCGAGACCGCGCCCGGGGTGTACGACTGGCCGATGTTCGACAAGGCCCTGCGCACCGCGGCCGAGCGCGGCCAGACCCTGATTGTCCGGATCGCCCCCTATGGTGGAGGGCCGGACAAGGACGTGCCGCAGTGGTACCGTCAGATGGTGGGACCCGAGGACAACCTGTCCGACGGCAAGTGGCGCTGCGACCCCGAGGACCCGCGCTATCTCAAGTATTTCGGCGGCCTGATCCGGGCTTTCGGCCAGCGCTATGACGGCAACCCCGATCTGGAGTGCATCGATGTCTCGACCATCGGCTACTGGGGCGAGGGCAGCGGCTCGCACCTGCTCAAGCGGCAAACCTGGTGCGACCTGGTGAACTGCTACCTGGACAACTTCAAGAAAACCCCGCTCATCTTCCAGCCCCTGAACGGCGACGCCCCCGACCCGAGCCTGCTGGTGCGCGGTCTGCCCATCGCGGCGACCTGGCTGGACGGACGTAACAACGGCGAAGGCCCGCAGATGCGGAACGTGGGCTGGCGCATGGACTGCCTGGGCGACATGGGGTTCTGGCGCAACGAGCAGGGCGACTGGTGCCACATGCTGGATGTCTACCCCGAGGACATCCAGCGCAGCGGGATGCTGGACGCTTGGAAAAAAGCCCCGATCACCATGGAAATCTGCGGCACGTTCAAGACCTGGCTCAAGCATGAGAAATACGATGAAAAAACCGTGAAATACATTTTCGACCAGGCGCTCAAATGGCACATCAGCACGTTCAACGCCAAGAGCAGCGGCGTGCCGCCGCAGTGGAAACCCCTGGTGGATGACTGGCTGCGCCGGATGGGCTACCGTTTCGTGCTGCGCAAGTTCTCCTGGCCGGCCACGGTGCGGCCACAAGGCAAGCTGGCTTTCCAGACCTGGTGGGAGAACAAGGGCGTCGCCCCCTGCTACCGCCAGTTCCCTCTGGCCCTGCGCCTGCGCGGCAACGGCCGCAGCGAGGTGCTGGTCTGCGACACGGACATACGCTCCTGGCTGCCGGGTGACATTATCTACGATGACGCGGTGTGCGTGCCGCTGGGCCTGCCGGACGGTGAGTACGACCTGGACATCGCCATCCTCGACCCGCGCACCCGCACGCCCAAGGTGCGGCTGGCCATCGCCGGGCGCATGGAGGACGGCTGGTACCCGATTGGCAAGATCAACGTGAAAGAGACGGTGAAGTGATGAACCCGAATGCGCTTCTGCAGGACTTGCGCTCGCACCTGACCGGGCGCGGGGCCTCGCTGGTGGCCTGCGCGGACATCCAGGGCCTGCCCGAGGATTTGCGTGAGGGCCTGCCGCGGGCGGTGTTCATCGCCGTGGCGCTCACTCCCTCGATCGTGGCCGGGATCGCCCACGGCCCCACGGCCGAGTATCTGGCCGAATACAATCGGGTCAACTCCCTGCTGGCCGAGTTGTCCGAGGCGGGGGCGCAGTTCCTTCGCGCGGCCGGCTGGCGCGCCGCGGCCTATCTTCCCACCAAGTCCGGGGCCGCGGCAGGGGACCTGCGCACTCCGCTGCCGCACAAGACTGTGGCCACACTCTCGGGCGCGGGCTGGATCGGGCGCTGCGCCCTTCTGGTCACCCCGCAGTTCGGCTCGGCCCTTCGGCTCAACCGTATCCTCACCGATGCTCCACTGCCGGTGGGCGAGCCGGTGATGGAGTCCCACTGCGGCGCGTGCACCGCCTGCGTGGAGGTCTGCCCGGCCTCAGCGCCGAAAGGCGGGCTCTGGAGTCCAGGGATCGCGCGGGAGGAGATTTTCGACGCGCACGCCTGCCACGAGATGGCGCGCCGCCTCTGCCCGGAGCAGTGGGACGTGCGCTCGATATGTGGAATCTGCATCCAGGCCTGCCCGTTCACCCGCCGCTACCTGGCCCGCAGCGGGGTGGCGATGGCCTGACGACGCCCGCGGGTTCACACCGGTGAAAGTCTTATACCGTTGATTCTCTAAGTATTGACCGTGTCACACAGCATTAATGCCTCGACTCATTCCACCCCTCGACTTTCGGGCGTCACCCGAAACCGGAGGCTGCAACAATGCAGGTAACGCCAGCCTTGACGACAAATTCAATCTTGCGGCTGCTCCTTATCGTCTCTTTCAGCGCCACCGCCCTGTTTGCCGAAACAGCGGGGTCCGCATCCGTGTTCAATGTCCTCGATTCCGGGGCGAAAGGCGACGGCCGGACGAACGATGCCCCCGCCATCCAAAAAGCAATCGATGCCTGCTTTGCGGCCGGAGGCGGTGAAGTGCTGCTTCCGGCGGGGAAAATTTTTTATTCCGGCTCAATCACCCTGAGATCGAATGTGGATTTCCGGGTGGAAAGAGGAGCGGTGCTGAAAGCGAGTGCAACCTGGGAGGATTACGATTCAACCGGCTTGAACCTCGAAGATTCCCGGGGTTCGCTCATACATGCCGAAAACGCCTCCTTTTTTTCCATATCCGGTGACGGAACCATCGATGGCAACTCCCCCGCTTACATGGGGAACCTGGAGCAGGACATTTTTGTCGCCCACGGCAACCGGCCGGTCATGGTCTTCCTGGACAGGTGCACGCATTTTTCCATCCGGGACATAACTCTCCAGAACGCGCCTTTCTGGACAATACATCCGGTAGGCTGCGAGGATGTGCTCATTGAAGGCATCCGCATCCTGAACGATCTGCGGGTGCCCAATTGTGATGGAATAGACCCGGATCACTGCCGTAACGTGCGAATCGCCAATTGTCACATCGAGTGCGGGGATGACGGTATCGTGCCGAAGAATACGGGTGGGCGATTCAGCGGCTACGGACCCTGCGAAAACATAACCGTGACCGGCTGCAGCATAATATCCACCTCCTGCGCGATCAAGATCGGAACCTCCGGCGCCGCAGACTACCGCAATCTGGTATTCGAATCCTGTGTCATCAGCGGAAGTAACCGGGGGATAGGCATTCAGGTCCGTGACGAGGGCCGGGTCGACAACGTCATCTTCGCCAACATGATCGTCACGACCCGGCTCCACAGCCCGAACTGGTGGGGCAAGGCCGAACCGATATATGTGACCGCCGTACCGAGGCACCCGGAGACAAAAGTGGGGCAAATAAGTAACGTCCACTTCAGCAACATCATCTGCCGGGGAGAAAACGGCGTGTTCATTCACGGCTGGGGTGATGCTCCGATCAAGGATCTGGTGCTCGACAATGTCCAGGTGGAAATCGTAAAATCCAGCGAATGGAAGGGTGGAGAGTACGACCTTCGGCCGAGCGACGAGTTCAAGGAAACCTTCGGGAGCAAAAACGCGGGCATTTATTGCAGATTCGCGGATGGGGTCAGCCTGAGAAACACGAGGGTCACGTGGGGTGACAATCCTCCCGACTGCTATGGGCCCGCTCTGGAGGTCCACGACACCCGGGAGCTGCATCTCGACAATTTCAGCGGCCACTCCGCCCACCCGGGCATCGAACCGGACCAGATTGTCGATTGAATCCGGCATGCTGTCCCCGGTGACAGCGCGGTCAGGGGCAGCCGCGGCTCGCTCAATGAAAAGGGCACGGCTTGCCGTGCCCCCACATAAAACCGAGTAACCTCAACCCATCTCTCAGGGCAGAACCTTGATCAATTTCTTGGCCGCAGCCGGCACCTTGGGCGCTTTCTGTTCGTAAAGAATCTGTTTCGCCGTGACCTCGCTGCCGTAGAACTCCTTCATTGTATCATCGTCCGTGGTCAAGACGCTGCCGTCCAAGGCGATCCCGGCGAAAGCGCCCTTGCTGCGGGCATAGGCATATATATCGGACTTGAACTGGATGTCCGTGCCCGCCTCGGCCGAGCGCCCCACCGGCCCGGCCGCCACCGAGGCATCCGCCCCCAGGGTGACCTTGCTCTCCAGGAGAGATTTCATCCCCCGCTCGGTCATCACGAACAGCACCAGGTCGGTGGCCGAGGCCCCGATCTGGAACCCGACGCTGCCGCCCGAGAGGCTGACGAAGGAGGGCGGGCTGAAAACGCCGTCCTTACCGCGCGCGCTGGCCACTCCCCGGCCGTACCGTCCCCCGAAACCCAGCGCGGCCTTGACCACGTGCGGGATAATCACAACGGCGCGGCAGTTCTTGCGCAGATATTCCGGCGCACCGTCGTCCGGCATTTCAATCATCTCGCGGTACACTGTCGCAGCGGCAGCCACCCGTTTCGTGGTCTTGTCAGCGCGAAGCGGCCCCGCCGAAACCAGCAGCAGAAGCGTCAACGCGGTGACAAGACAGCTTTTTGCACTCGGCATTATCCCTCCCTTATTGTCCGGATTTTCCGGTCTTTTTAAATATACGGGGAATACGGGAGGGATGCAAACGCAGGGCCGGAAATCAAGCAGGTGACGAATATCCGTTCAAACCCGCTCGATAACCACCAGCTTGCCCATCCGGCGCAGCTTTTCGGCCAGCAGCTCCACTATTTTCTCGCGGCGCACGAGTCCCAGCTGACGGAACCCGATGTCCTGGTTGGCCGGATTGACCGCCCCGCCAACGCTGAAATTCACCCGGTCGGCGCGGCGCAACAGGTTGCACAGGGCGGAGACCCCGCTCTCGGGGTCATAGCGGCGCGGGTCCTCGTCCAGGATGTTGTGCGCCTGGTTCAGGGTGACCAATCCTTCAGTAACCAGGTCGATCCCCTCCACCGACAGCAGCGGCGGGGCCAGGATGCTCTTGGGGTTGTCCTCCACGCGCAGGGGCTTTTTCAGGTGCGTGGCCACGATCTTGGCCGTGGTCGCCCCGCTGATCACCTTGGGGCCCGCGGCCTGCAGGAAACGCCGGGCCACGGCGAAATCGGCGCCGCGCTCGGCGGGCGGGCCGGTGATCACGTTCACACACAGGCCGGGGCGGCAGTGCAGCAGCAGCGCGGTGACATCATCCCCGCGGGCGTCGCGCCACAGCTCGCGCGCCCGGGCGTGGACTTTATCGGCCAGTCCTGACGGGCCCGCTCCGGTGGCCAGGCGGTCGGTGACAAACCGGCAGAGTCCCTCGCTCTCCCAGCCCCAGGTGAGCCCGCGGCCCATCCCGGCCTGGGTCACTCCATCCGAAACCAGCAGAAGGCCCTCGCCGCTCTCCAGGTGGCAGTGCGCCTCGGCGACTATCTCATCCCCGGCGGAAAGGCTGCTCTGGTGCAGAAGCGTGGCGTGGTTGCGCCCGACCAGAACCGGCGGAGGGCTTTCGTAGCTCAGCACCGTGGCCGCACCGTCCGGCAGCACCCGGGCTACGTTGAACACGGCGTAGGGCAACTCGGTGCCGCGCGCGGCGTGCATGGTGCGCACAGCCTGAAGGAAACCCTCGCGCAGAGAGCCGCCGCGCCGCAGGTATTCCATGATCCGGCTCACGCAGAGGGTCGCGGCCAGGTTGGCCCTGATCCCGCTGCCCAGGCCATCGCAGAGCACGGCCACGCAGCCGGTCTCGCTGCGCTCCCAGGCGGCCACATCCCCGCAGGGCGAGCCCGGCTCCTTGCTGCTGGAGACGCTCTCTATTTCGAAGTGCCGGTATCCCACGGTCCGAACCCCTTGCCCGCGCCGCCGTTATTGTCCCGGCTGTCGCCGGCCAGGCGCAGGATGTTTTCCACCAGCACCTGGCCGCGCGCGGTGCTCTCGCCCAGGAAATGGGCGATCTGCTGCGCCGTGCCGATCTGGTGTTCAAGCAGCTCGCGAGCCTGCTGAAGGGTCTGCTCGCGCAGGCGCTCCAGACGGTCCTGGCTCTCGCGGCTGCCGGTGATATTGACGAAGATGCCGACGAACTGGTCCTCGCCCGGAAGGCGGTACAGTATCTGGCGGCAGATAAGGTTGTAGCGGCTGTGCTGCGCGGTCATCTCGATCTTGTCCTCGCGGCCGGCGGCCAGGCGCTCGAATGGCTCCGGGTCCATCAGAGTGGAGATGTGCCGCCCGCTGACCGCCTCGGAGCAGAGGAAAAAGCGCCGGAAAGCCGGATTCATGCTCAGTATCTGCAGGCGCTCGTCCAGGATCACGATGCCGTTGGGGCTGGTCTCGATGATCCGGTCCTTGCGCTGCTCGGCCAGGCGGCGCATGTAGGGGATGCACATCTCGGGCTCGGCCAGCCCGCGGATGACCGCCTCGGCGCGCTCACGGCAGGAACCGTAGCCACAGGAGCCGCAGTTGAGACGGTCCTCCTCGCGCACCTGGCCGGTGCGCTCCAGAACTTTGGCCACCATCTCAGCGGTAATCTCCACCCCGGCGGGCAGCGAGTCCGGGCTGAAAGCGGTCTCCAGGCCCGCGGGAAGAACCTCCTCGCCCCCGGTGTCCTGGCGCTGGGCGGCCCAGGCCAGCACTGCCGCGCGCCGCTCGAACACGTTGCGCCCACCCGTGGTCCCGGCCCCGGCGATGCAGCCGTGACGGCAGAACAGCGGCTCGACCAGACGCGGACTCGCTTCAGAACGGGCGGCGTCCATGGCCTCGTTGATCTCCTCGAACCCGCTCACCAGAAGCGTATCCCGCTCCAGCGGGTCGATACTCACTGCGGCGGTGCGAAGGCCGCCGCCCTCCAGAGGATAGAAACGCGACACCCCGGCCGGCTGCTCGTCGAACCCGCTTTCCTCGCAGTCTTTCAGGTCGATCCCACTGCGGGCCAGCCACTCGCGCAGCTCGGCGAAGGTGAGCACGCAGTCGAT from bacterium carries:
- a CDS encoding heparinase II/III-family protein, producing the protein MGLHLTRPSSWIAVAALFVAALTTAAGCSGHVGADRADNPYAREIVRRAQDYLGQKRLRVDYYRIHRSLAYPLPVARIDNPPVPVEDSSLVYPWEIWMLWELEERVGCLGWAGELSGEARFREAAERDLAALAGWPTYNAQAQPHLSVGHAARTMYLARRNWGWLSSQLKDSLAAACGRLVDNHSAWLQAGRLGLTTPEQVLSADPQVLHNIPVIATLGLCLAARAGGHPLLPELERHCLALVQAELDLRARGLTEGLSYDGYILDFVADWLRDAPEESRRAVLGNPQVARVLSQAVWLAASGCLWRFAPFDDVEPLQMPFHADAQAKLLGFRPDSLAAWYLEHFPVTILRADGLAALAQSGFPRSFGSAPPAPGASAALYAVVLRTGWEPADLAVAASASNATAGHIQCDNGSLVLGTRGLWLIDDPGYQQYLSGEERDFTLGPGAHNYPVVNGLVQTSHRVERLVCRQEADSLWHTRLEFTAAYDSSLALERVTRDIWLCGRSLVVVADRVKGAAVKDIRYTWQGCPEAAWWPQDGAWLVSAAGAGLWVQSPGNSLDGGELYRHPGTRGQMSLCKTLPAGPDNRIWWVFSLGDSPAECSLAGDGTSLRVQGQAAEFALED
- a CDS encoding serine/threonine-protein phosphatase; translation: MGYRHFEIESVSSSKEPGSPCGDVAAWERSETGCVAVLCDGLGSGIRANLAATLCVSRIMEYLRRGGSLREGFLQAVRTMHAARGTELPYAVFNVARVLPDGAATVLSYESPPPVLVGRNHATLLHQSSLSAGDEIVAEAHCHLESGEGLLLVSDGVTQAGMGRGLTWGWESEGLCRFVTDRLATGAGPSGLADKVHARARELWRDARGDDVTALLLHCRPGLCVNVITGPPAERGADFAVARRFLQAAGPKVISGATTAKIVATHLKKPLRVEDNPKSILAPPLLSVEGIDLVTEGLVTLNQAHNILDEDPRRYDPESGVSALCNLLRRADRVNFSVGGAVNPANQDIGFRQLGLVRREKIVELLAEKLRRMGKLVVIERV
- a CDS encoding DUF4832 domain-containing protein is translated as MSRRLAVLLAALLLSAASFASAAAAGDTLHVRPVEIDDVLNNPGIGFNTFQRFNGDTLNGGDHWTEGFPIQYQDFDGDLTNPDYPNCSTAYFRVYWRFVETAPGVYDWPMFDKALRTAAERGQTLIVRIAPYGGGPDKDVPQWYRQMVGPEDNLSDGKWRCDPEDPRYLKYFGGLIRAFGQRYDGNPDLECIDVSTIGYWGEGSGSHLLKRQTWCDLVNCYLDNFKKTPLIFQPLNGDAPDPSLLVRGLPIAATWLDGRNNGEGPQMRNVGWRMDCLGDMGFWRNEQGDWCHMLDVYPEDIQRSGMLDAWKKAPITMEICGTFKTWLKHEKYDEKTVKYIFDQALKWHISTFNAKSSGVPPQWKPLVDDWLRRMGYRFVLRKFSWPATVRPQGKLAFQTWWENKGVAPCYRQFPLALRLRGNGRSEVLVCDTDIRSWLPGDIIYDDAVCVPLGLPDGEYDLDIAILDPRTRTPKVRLAIAGRMEDGWYPIGKINVKETVK
- a CDS encoding 4Fe-4S binding protein, with translation MKNEPRAGQIVFTNKARCRDCNRCVRVCPVKAIRITGGQAYVEPERCINCGTCIRECPQGAKSFRNDVAVAERLVASGGAAASLAPSFPGEFEAWELKRLPSALRRLGFAFVAETAVGAYFSALKTRELAAGAPDRSLFCSACPAVVRYVELYRGGDTDLLAGALSPMLAHARHLRDKLGPKAPLVFIGPCVTKKAEAERPEHNGLIDCVLTFAELREWLARSGIDLKDCEESGFDEQPAGVSRFYPLEGGGLRTAAVSIDPLERDTLLVSGFEEINEAMDAARSEASPRLVEPLFCRHGCIAGAGTTGGRNVFERRAAVLAWAAQRQDTGGEEVLPAGLETAFSPDSLPAGVEITAEMVAKVLERTGQVREEDRLNCGSCGYGSCRERAEAVIRGLAEPEMCIPYMRRLAEQRKDRIIETSPNGIVILDERLQILSMNPAFRRFFLCSEAVSGRHISTLMDPEPFERLAAGREDKIEMTAQHSRYNLICRQILYRLPGEDQFVGIFVNITGSRESQDRLERLREQTLQQARELLEHQIGTAQQIAHFLGESTARGQVLVENILRLAGDSRDNNGGAGKGFGPWDTGTSK
- a CDS encoding lipid-binding SYLF domain-containing protein, producing MPSAKSCLVTALTLLLLVSAGPLRADKTTKRVAAAATVYREMIEMPDDGAPEYLRKNCRAVVIIPHVVKAALGFGGRYGRGVASARGKDGVFSPPSFVSLSGGSVGFQIGASATDLVLFVMTERGMKSLLESKVTLGADASVAAGPVGRSAEAGTDIQFKSDIYAYARSKGAFAGIALDGSVLTTDDDTMKEFYGSEVTAKQILYEQKAPKVPAAAKKLIKVLP
- a CDS encoding epoxyqueuosine reductase — its product is MNPNALLQDLRSHLTGRGASLVACADIQGLPEDLREGLPRAVFIAVALTPSIVAGIAHGPTAEYLAEYNRVNSLLAELSEAGAQFLRAAGWRAAAYLPTKSGAAAGDLRTPLPHKTVATLSGAGWIGRCALLVTPQFGSALRLNRILTDAPLPVGEPVMESHCGACTACVEVCPASAPKGGLWSPGIAREEIFDAHACHEMARRLCPEQWDVRSICGICIQACPFTRRYLARSGVAMA
- a CDS encoding glycoside hydrolase family 28 protein — its product is MQVTPALTTNSILRLLLIVSFSATALFAETAGSASVFNVLDSGAKGDGRTNDAPAIQKAIDACFAAGGGEVLLPAGKIFYSGSITLRSNVDFRVERGAVLKASATWEDYDSTGLNLEDSRGSLIHAENASFFSISGDGTIDGNSPAYMGNLEQDIFVAHGNRPVMVFLDRCTHFSIRDITLQNAPFWTIHPVGCEDVLIEGIRILNDLRVPNCDGIDPDHCRNVRIANCHIECGDDGIVPKNTGGRFSGYGPCENITVTGCSIISTSCAIKIGTSGAADYRNLVFESCVISGSNRGIGIQVRDEGRVDNVIFANMIVTTRLHSPNWWGKAEPIYVTAVPRHPETKVGQISNVHFSNIICRGENGVFIHGWGDAPIKDLVLDNVQVEIVKSSEWKGGEYDLRPSDEFKETFGSKNAGIYCRFADGVSLRNTRVTWGDNPPDCYGPALEVHDTRELHLDNFSGHSAHPGIEPDQIVD